The Tripterygium wilfordii isolate XIE 37 chromosome 17, ASM1340144v1, whole genome shotgun sequence genome has a window encoding:
- the LOC119982787 gene encoding protein transport protein SEC16B homolog isoform X1 has translation MASSTLPDMDDEMDEDFFDRLIKDDDDYGNVCVASAPSIVKEDDSDDAKVISNLTISETGPSGIDFDVKEGFKVNDEQGCDSADVLASVDIHENNVVNKEQNSAANSDVNDASEVSLRQDVGLESKMSGESSTYSGTCVKEVHWASFNSDIHSHSGDKVKSFSDFFGEVGDDTDDPFANVEAMDNSGSELNTNNEVTGKFVNDFGSSSCGQYSVGNEYLGAESEQNAGGHDLTGSQDWENHYPGWKYDPITGQWHQLDGHNANMPGNANGYVQESIDVSAQSGNVVSEQSASAYYSHHTSQSVTGSVGTGLFTTDGVSNWKQISQGNEQYPAHMVFDPQYPGWYYDMIAQEWRSSESYAPVVNQSTSSGYNQPYQNKSFENSESQMHHSREYISNLAVTSSEEQGLKNQYGATGILDSSNEQTGSEIYGSTSSQKQANQNFDNGNGNAGFHSFNSSEQFPQHHNQTKVEPSQNMQFSPAYFDSQKAIAFSQQPFLSDTQFSYVPSEGRSSVGRPPHALVTFGFGGKLIVTKRGSSFHSNSPYENKDSGGVFNVLNLTEVVLDKADASNFELGYHDYFVALCQQPLPGPLVGGNVGNKELNQWIDDRISNCDMNYRNGEVLRLLFSLLKISCQYYGKLRSPLGTDQGSKENDCPESAVAKLFASAKRSGMQSGEYGAFMHCVQNLPSEAEIQATAVEVQKLLISGRKKEALECAQEGQLWGPALVIATDLGDQFYGDTVKNMALKQFVAGSPLQTLCLLMAGNPADLFSNVATRVGLHGYLGAPQQALQIGAHGLLDAWEDNLSMITANRTKDDELSIVRLGDCLWKGRGEVTAAHMCYLVAEANFELYSDTARLCLLGADHLKFPRTYAFPEAIQRTELYEYSKVLGNSQFLLHSFQPYKLIYAHMLAEVGKVAESLKYCQAILKSLKTGREPEVETWRQLASALEERLRIHQQGGYSTNLAPKKLVGKLLTFFDSSPSRVVDSLPPPVPSTSHGSVKRNEYAQQPEVSKVSNSQSTMDVSSVMPSASMGPISERTGDSTRATISNRSILEPDFGRTPGKADSSKGANSSDTQLKASAPVGSSRFGRFGSQIFQKTVGLVLRSQPHQQAKLGEKNRFYYDEKLKRWVEEGAEPPAEEVALPPPPSTTAFQGTVPYDNIKDTPKVESHSNGVPEYFSPISSEKGSGIPPIPPSSNQFSARGRSGVRSRYVDTFNKGGVTPATSFQSPSFPAKISQASNPKFFIPTPVASSEDIVQTTAGSTPEVIADNENPPIYTQEDSLSSPPTSTPTPTSPPSISMHRFPSMDNVVQKKSTGMLDDNNSLPHS, from the exons ATGGCGTCTTCTACTCTACCGGACATGGATGACGAGATGGATGAGGATTTTTTTGATAGATTGAttaaagatgatgatgattatgggAATGTTTGTGTTGCATCCGCGCCTAGTATTGTCAAAGAAGATGATTCAGATGATGCTAAGGTGATTTCTAATTTAACGATTAGTGAAACCGGCCCTTCTGGAATAGACTTTGATGTTAAAGAAGGTTTTAAGGTCAATGATGAACAGGGTTGTGATAGTGCGGACGTCTTGGCATCTGTGGATATTCATGAGAACAATGTAGTTAATAAAGAGCAGAATTCAGCTGCAAACAGTGATGTAAATGACGCTAGTGAGGTCAGCTTAAGGCAGGACGTTGGATTGGAAAGTAAAATGTCTGGAGAAAGTAGTACGTATTCAGGAACATGTGTCAAAGAAGTCCATTGGGCTTCCTTCAACTCGGATATACATAGTCATAGTGGTGATAAAGTCAAGtcattttcagatttttttggtGAGGTGGGGGATGATACAGATGATCCATTTGCAAACGTTGAAGCCATGGATAATTCCGGGTCAGAGTTGAATACAAACAATGAGGTCACGGGAAAGTTTGTTAATGATTTTGGGTCCTCAAGTTGTGGACAATACTCGGTTGGCAATGAATACCTTGGTGCAGAATCTGAACAGAATGCGGGTGGACATGATTTGACTGGCAGCCAGGATTGGGAAAATCATTATCCAGGATGGAAATACGACCCAATAACTGGGCAGTGGCATCAGTTGGATGGACACAATGCAAATATGCCTGGAAATGCAAATGGTTATGTTCAGGAGAGTATTGATGTGTCTGCCCAATCAGGTAATGTTGTTTCAGAGCAAAGTGCAAGTGCTTATTATTCACACCATACATCCCAATCTGTTACTGGAAGTGTGGGGACTGGCTTGTTTACCACTGATGGTGTCTCTAACTGGAAACAGATTTCACAAGGAAATGAGCAGTACCCAGCTCATATGGTGTTTGATCCCCAATACCCTGGGTGGTACTATGACATGATTGCACAAGAATGGAGATCATCGGAATCTTATGCTCCAGTTGTGAATCAGTCAACTTCTAGTGGTTATAATCAACCTTATCAAAATAAGAGCTTTGAAAACAGCGAGTCACAAATGCATCACAGTCGGGAATATATCTCAAATTTGGCTGTCACATCAAGTGAAGAACAGGGATTGAAAAATCAGTATGGTGCAACGGGCATTCTAGATTCTTCTAATGAACAAACTGGAAGTGAAATTTATGGATCAACTTCTTCCCAAAAACAGGCAAACCAGAATTTTGACAACGGCAATGGAAATGCAGGGTTTCATAGCTTTAATTCTAGTGAACAGTTTCCTCAGCATCATAATCAGACAAAAGTGGAACCAAGCCAGAATATGCAATTCTCTCCTGCTTATTTTGATAGTCAGAAAGCAATAGCTTTCTCACAGCAGCCCTTCCTAAGTGACACTCAGTTTTCTTATGTACCAAGTGAAGGAAGGTCGTCTGTAGGACGCCCTCCACATGCTCTAGTTACTTTTGGGTTTGGTGGAAAACTCATAGTCACAAAACGTGGCAGTTCCTTTCACTCAAACTCACCATACGAAAACAAG GACTCTGGAGGTGTGTTCAATGTTCTCAACTTAACAGAAGTTGTCCTGGACAAAGCTGATGCTTCAAACTTTGAATTAGGTTATCATGATTACTTCGTTGCTCTGTGCCAGCAACCTTTACCTGGCCCTTTGGTTGGTGGGAATGTTGGAAATAAGGAGTTGAACCAGTGGATTGATGACAGGATATCAAATTGTGACATGAACTACAGAAATGGGGAAGTCTTGAGATTACTTTTCTCATTGCTGAAAATATCATGTCAATACTATGGGAAACTTCGATCACCCTTGGGGACCGACCAAGGATCAAAG GAAAATGATTGTCCAGAGTCAGCTGTAGCTAAGCTTTTTGCATCTGCTAAAAGAAGTGGTATGCAATCGGGTGAGTATGGTGCATTCATGCACTGCGTACAGAACTTGCCGTCTGAGGCAGAGATTCAG GCTACTGCTGTTGAGGTACAAAAACTTCTCATCTCTGGTCGAAAGAAAGAAGCTCTAGAATGTGCACAAGAAGGTCAATTGTGGGGGCCAGCACTTGTGATTGCAACCGACCTCGGTGATCAG TTTTATGGTGATACTGTTAAGAACATGGCACTTAAGCAGTTTGTTGCAGGATCACCATTGCAGACATTGTGCCTTCTAATGGCAGGGAATCCTGCAGACCTATTTTCCAATGTCGCAACTAGAGTTGGTCTCCATGGTTATTTGGGTGCACCTCAACAAGCTTTACAG ATTGGGGCTCATGGTCTGTTAGATGCATGGGAAGATAATTTATCCATGATCACTGCAAACAGAACAAAAGATGATGAGCTTTCGATTGTCCGTCTCGGAGATTGCCTGTGGAAGGGGAGGGGTGAG GTCACTGCTGCGCACATGTGTTATCTAGTTGCAGAAGCCAACTTTGAGCTGTACTCAGATACTGCCAGACTGTGTCTTCTTGGTGCAGATCATTTGAAGTTTCCACGAACATATGCTTTTCCTGAGGCAATTCAG AGGACGGAATTATATGAGTACTCAAAGGTGCTTGGGAATTCGCAGTTTCTCCTTCATTCCTTTCAGCCATATAAGCTTATTTATGCCCACATGCTTGCTGAAGTTGGAAAAGTGGCAGAATCTCTGAA GTACTGTCAAGCAATCCTGAAGTCTCTAAAAACTGGTAGAGAACCTGAAGTGGAAACATGGAGGCAATTGGCGTCCGCTCTTGAGGAGCGGTTGAGAATCCATCAACAG GGTGGTTATAGTACCAATTTGGCTCCAAAAAAACTCGTGGGCAAGTTGCTCACCTTCTTTGATAGTTCTCCAAGTCGAGTAGTGGACAgcctacctccacctgtgccaTCAACATCACATGGCAGTGTTAAACGAAATGAATATGCTCAGCAACCAGAGGTGTCAAAAGTGTCCAACAGTCAATCAACAATGGATGTGTCATCAGTAATGCCGTCAGCATCAATGGGACCCATAAGTGAACGGACTGGAGATTCTACTCGAGCTACAATTTCTAATAGGAGCATTTTAGAGCCAGATTTTGGTAGAACCCCTGGAAAG GCTGATTCATCCAAAGGTGCAAACTCTTCTGATACCCAACTAAAAGCATCTGCGCCGGTTGGATCATCTCGTTTTGGTCGGTTTGGTTCACAGATATTCCAAAAGACGGTGGGTTTGGTCTTAAGGTCTCAACCACACCAGCAG GCTAAATTGGGTGAGAAGAACAGATTCTATTACGATGAAAAGCTAAAGCGGTGGGTTGAGGAAGGTGCCGAACCTCCAGCAGAGGAAGTGGCTctgccaccaccaccatcaacaACTGCTTTCCAGGGTACCGTGCCATATGACAACATAAAAGACACACCAAAAGTTGAAAGCCACTCAAATGGCGTGCCAGAATATTTCAGTCCAATCTCCTCTGAAAAGGGATCAGGAATCCCACCCATTCCACCAAGTTCAAATCAATTCTCTGCTCGTGGGCGTTCGGGTGTTCGCTCAAG GTATGTTGACACATTCAACAAGGGAGGTGTAACCCCAGCAACCTCATTTCAGTCGCCTTCTTTTCCTGCGAAGATATCTCAGGCTTCCAATCCCAAGTTTTTCATTCCCACCCCAGTGGCCTCAAGTGAAGATATAGTTCAGACAACTGCGGGGAGCACACCGGAAGTCATAGCAGACAATGAAAATCCTCCTATATATACGCAAGAAGATTCGCTCTCATCTCCACCAACATCTACACCAACACCCACATCACCGCCATCAATCTCTATGCATCGCTTTCCTAGCATGGATAATGTCGTACAAAAGAAATCAACCGGCATGCTAGATGACAATAACTCACTGCCTCATTCCTGA
- the LOC119982283 gene encoding zinc finger protein ZAT9-like: protein MERHKCKLCFKSFANGRALGGHVRSHMLNLAVPPKPEPEEEEEEEEDPRNQLSEEADSTSSSSSSDEEEEEEPEGEENSEKGLSYGLRENPKRSIRLVDPEFSFAVDAGSVVLQDRESETESSKNPTRRRSKRTRKLIEHHPYYNHQNQEPENLKKLKFHKLSNNNNKNTKSESWAEPEPVSSISDATTEEDVAFCLMMLSRDKWKKKEKLLNEKEHEELEADEETDESDEFKSCKTRTRGKYRCETCKKSFKSYQALGGHRASHKKIKSTINVQEPELLETGNNAGPQKKIHECPYCYRVFSSGQALGGHKRSHVITGSAPPPPPAAAITAAAATPARSSTISNNFIDLNLPAPMDEDDISQIELSALSDAEFVNNVRR, encoded by the coding sequence ATGGAGAGACACAAGTGTAAGCTCTGCTTCAAGAGCTTCGCTAATGGAAGAGCTTTAGGTGGTCACGTGAGGTCTCACATGCTGAATCTTGCAGTTCCTCCAAAgccagaaccagaagaagaagaagaagaagaagaagacccaCGTAATCAACTAAGCGAAGAAGCCGACTCAACTTCTTCGTCCTCATCGTccgatgaagaagaagaggaggaaccGGAAGGAGAAGAGAATTCTGAGAAGGGTTTGTCTTATGGTCTCAGAGAGAACCCAAAGAGAAGTATTCGATTAGTAGATCCTGAATTTTCTTTCGCTGTCGATGCTGGTTCTGTTGTTCTTCAAGACAGAGAAAGTGAGACCGAGTCATCAAAGAACCCAACTCGGAGACGATCCAAGCGAACTCGGAAATTGATCGAGCATCATCCATATTACAACCACCAGAATCAAGAACCAGAGAACTTGAAGAAGCTTAAATTTCACAAACTcagtaacaacaacaacaaaaacaccaAGTCCGAGTCATGGGCAGAGCCTGAACCGGTAAGTTCGATCTCCGATGCCACCACAGAAGAAGATGTAGCTTTCTGTCTTATGATGCTTTCAAGagacaaatggaagaaaaaagaaaaacttctcAATGAAAAAGAACATGAAGAATTAGAGGCAGATGAAGAAACAGATGAATCTGATGAGTTCAAATCATGCAAGACCAGAACTAGAGGAAAGTACCGATGCGAAACATGTAAGAAATCGTTTAAATCTTATCAAGCACTTGGTGGGCACAGAGCGAgtcacaagaaaatcaaatcaaccATTAATGTTCAAGAGCCAGAGTTGCTGGAAACAGGGAATAATGCAGGTCCTCAAAAGAAGATTCATGAATGTCCTTATTGTTACAGGGTATTTTCTTCAGGACAGGCACTTGGTGGGCATAAGAGATCTCATGTAATTACTGGttcagcaccaccaccaccaccagcagcTGCTATTACAGCTGCGGCAGCTACTCCAGCTAGAAGTTCCACCATAAGCAACAATTTCATAGATCTAAATTTGCCAGCTCCAATGGATGAAGACGACATTAGCCAAATCGAACTTTCTGCACTTTCTGATGCTGAATTTGTTAACAATGTTAGGCGATGA
- the LOC119982787 gene encoding protein transport protein SEC16B homolog isoform X2 gives MASSTLPDMDDEMDEDFFDRLIKDDDDYGNVCVASAPSIVKEDDSDDAKVISNLTISETGPSGIDFDVKEGFKVNDEQGCDSADVLASVDIHENNVVNKEQNSAANSDVNDASEVSLRQDVGLESKMSGESSTYSGTCVKEVHWASFNSDIHSHSGDKVKSFSDFFGEVGDDTDDPFANVEAMDNSGSELNTNNEVTGKFVNDFGSSSCGQYSVGNEYLGAESEQNAGGHDLTGSQDWENHYPGWKYDPITGQWHQLDGHNANMPGNANGYVQESIDVSAQSGNVVSEQSASAYYSHHTSQSVTGSVGTGLFTTDGVSNWKQISQGNEQYPAHMVFDPQYPGWYYDMIAQEWRSSESYAPVVNQSTSSGYNQPYQNKSFENSESQMHHSREYISNLAVTSSEEQGLKNQYGATGILDSSNEQTGSEIYGSTSSQKQANQNFDNGNGNAGFHSFNSSEQFPQHHNQTKVEPSQNMQFSPAYFDSQKAIAFSQQPFLSDTQFSYVPSEGRSSVGRPPHALVTFGFGGKLIVTKRGSSFHSNSPYENKDSGGVFNVLNLTEVVLDKADASNFELGYHDYFVALCQQPLPGPLVGGNVGNKELNQWIDDRISNCDMNYRNGEVLRLLFSLLKISCQYYGKLRSPLGTDQGSKENDCPESAVAKLFASAKRSGMQSGEYGAFMHCVQNLPSEAEIQATAVEVQKLLISGRKKEALECAQEGQLWGPALVIATDLGDQFYGDTVKNMALKQFVAGSPLQTLCLLMAGNPADLFSNVATRVGLHGYLGAPQQALQRTELYEYSKVLGNSQFLLHSFQPYKLIYAHMLAEVGKVAESLKYCQAILKSLKTGREPEVETWRQLASALEERLRIHQQGGYSTNLAPKKLVGKLLTFFDSSPSRVVDSLPPPVPSTSHGSVKRNEYAQQPEVSKVSNSQSTMDVSSVMPSASMGPISERTGDSTRATISNRSILEPDFGRTPGKADSSKGANSSDTQLKASAPVGSSRFGRFGSQIFQKTVGLVLRSQPHQQAKLGEKNRFYYDEKLKRWVEEGAEPPAEEVALPPPPSTTAFQGTVPYDNIKDTPKVESHSNGVPEYFSPISSEKGSGIPPIPPSSNQFSARGRSGVRSRYVDTFNKGGVTPATSFQSPSFPAKISQASNPKFFIPTPVASSEDIVQTTAGSTPEVIADNENPPIYTQEDSLSSPPTSTPTPTSPPSISMHRFPSMDNVVQKKSTGMLDDNNSLPHS, from the exons ATGGCGTCTTCTACTCTACCGGACATGGATGACGAGATGGATGAGGATTTTTTTGATAGATTGAttaaagatgatgatgattatgggAATGTTTGTGTTGCATCCGCGCCTAGTATTGTCAAAGAAGATGATTCAGATGATGCTAAGGTGATTTCTAATTTAACGATTAGTGAAACCGGCCCTTCTGGAATAGACTTTGATGTTAAAGAAGGTTTTAAGGTCAATGATGAACAGGGTTGTGATAGTGCGGACGTCTTGGCATCTGTGGATATTCATGAGAACAATGTAGTTAATAAAGAGCAGAATTCAGCTGCAAACAGTGATGTAAATGACGCTAGTGAGGTCAGCTTAAGGCAGGACGTTGGATTGGAAAGTAAAATGTCTGGAGAAAGTAGTACGTATTCAGGAACATGTGTCAAAGAAGTCCATTGGGCTTCCTTCAACTCGGATATACATAGTCATAGTGGTGATAAAGTCAAGtcattttcagatttttttggtGAGGTGGGGGATGATACAGATGATCCATTTGCAAACGTTGAAGCCATGGATAATTCCGGGTCAGAGTTGAATACAAACAATGAGGTCACGGGAAAGTTTGTTAATGATTTTGGGTCCTCAAGTTGTGGACAATACTCGGTTGGCAATGAATACCTTGGTGCAGAATCTGAACAGAATGCGGGTGGACATGATTTGACTGGCAGCCAGGATTGGGAAAATCATTATCCAGGATGGAAATACGACCCAATAACTGGGCAGTGGCATCAGTTGGATGGACACAATGCAAATATGCCTGGAAATGCAAATGGTTATGTTCAGGAGAGTATTGATGTGTCTGCCCAATCAGGTAATGTTGTTTCAGAGCAAAGTGCAAGTGCTTATTATTCACACCATACATCCCAATCTGTTACTGGAAGTGTGGGGACTGGCTTGTTTACCACTGATGGTGTCTCTAACTGGAAACAGATTTCACAAGGAAATGAGCAGTACCCAGCTCATATGGTGTTTGATCCCCAATACCCTGGGTGGTACTATGACATGATTGCACAAGAATGGAGATCATCGGAATCTTATGCTCCAGTTGTGAATCAGTCAACTTCTAGTGGTTATAATCAACCTTATCAAAATAAGAGCTTTGAAAACAGCGAGTCACAAATGCATCACAGTCGGGAATATATCTCAAATTTGGCTGTCACATCAAGTGAAGAACAGGGATTGAAAAATCAGTATGGTGCAACGGGCATTCTAGATTCTTCTAATGAACAAACTGGAAGTGAAATTTATGGATCAACTTCTTCCCAAAAACAGGCAAACCAGAATTTTGACAACGGCAATGGAAATGCAGGGTTTCATAGCTTTAATTCTAGTGAACAGTTTCCTCAGCATCATAATCAGACAAAAGTGGAACCAAGCCAGAATATGCAATTCTCTCCTGCTTATTTTGATAGTCAGAAAGCAATAGCTTTCTCACAGCAGCCCTTCCTAAGTGACACTCAGTTTTCTTATGTACCAAGTGAAGGAAGGTCGTCTGTAGGACGCCCTCCACATGCTCTAGTTACTTTTGGGTTTGGTGGAAAACTCATAGTCACAAAACGTGGCAGTTCCTTTCACTCAAACTCACCATACGAAAACAAG GACTCTGGAGGTGTGTTCAATGTTCTCAACTTAACAGAAGTTGTCCTGGACAAAGCTGATGCTTCAAACTTTGAATTAGGTTATCATGATTACTTCGTTGCTCTGTGCCAGCAACCTTTACCTGGCCCTTTGGTTGGTGGGAATGTTGGAAATAAGGAGTTGAACCAGTGGATTGATGACAGGATATCAAATTGTGACATGAACTACAGAAATGGGGAAGTCTTGAGATTACTTTTCTCATTGCTGAAAATATCATGTCAATACTATGGGAAACTTCGATCACCCTTGGGGACCGACCAAGGATCAAAG GAAAATGATTGTCCAGAGTCAGCTGTAGCTAAGCTTTTTGCATCTGCTAAAAGAAGTGGTATGCAATCGGGTGAGTATGGTGCATTCATGCACTGCGTACAGAACTTGCCGTCTGAGGCAGAGATTCAG GCTACTGCTGTTGAGGTACAAAAACTTCTCATCTCTGGTCGAAAGAAAGAAGCTCTAGAATGTGCACAAGAAGGTCAATTGTGGGGGCCAGCACTTGTGATTGCAACCGACCTCGGTGATCAG TTTTATGGTGATACTGTTAAGAACATGGCACTTAAGCAGTTTGTTGCAGGATCACCATTGCAGACATTGTGCCTTCTAATGGCAGGGAATCCTGCAGACCTATTTTCCAATGTCGCAACTAGAGTTGGTCTCCATGGTTATTTGGGTGCACCTCAACAAGCTTTACAG AGGACGGAATTATATGAGTACTCAAAGGTGCTTGGGAATTCGCAGTTTCTCCTTCATTCCTTTCAGCCATATAAGCTTATTTATGCCCACATGCTTGCTGAAGTTGGAAAAGTGGCAGAATCTCTGAA GTACTGTCAAGCAATCCTGAAGTCTCTAAAAACTGGTAGAGAACCTGAAGTGGAAACATGGAGGCAATTGGCGTCCGCTCTTGAGGAGCGGTTGAGAATCCATCAACAG GGTGGTTATAGTACCAATTTGGCTCCAAAAAAACTCGTGGGCAAGTTGCTCACCTTCTTTGATAGTTCTCCAAGTCGAGTAGTGGACAgcctacctccacctgtgccaTCAACATCACATGGCAGTGTTAAACGAAATGAATATGCTCAGCAACCAGAGGTGTCAAAAGTGTCCAACAGTCAATCAACAATGGATGTGTCATCAGTAATGCCGTCAGCATCAATGGGACCCATAAGTGAACGGACTGGAGATTCTACTCGAGCTACAATTTCTAATAGGAGCATTTTAGAGCCAGATTTTGGTAGAACCCCTGGAAAG GCTGATTCATCCAAAGGTGCAAACTCTTCTGATACCCAACTAAAAGCATCTGCGCCGGTTGGATCATCTCGTTTTGGTCGGTTTGGTTCACAGATATTCCAAAAGACGGTGGGTTTGGTCTTAAGGTCTCAACCACACCAGCAG GCTAAATTGGGTGAGAAGAACAGATTCTATTACGATGAAAAGCTAAAGCGGTGGGTTGAGGAAGGTGCCGAACCTCCAGCAGAGGAAGTGGCTctgccaccaccaccatcaacaACTGCTTTCCAGGGTACCGTGCCATATGACAACATAAAAGACACACCAAAAGTTGAAAGCCACTCAAATGGCGTGCCAGAATATTTCAGTCCAATCTCCTCTGAAAAGGGATCAGGAATCCCACCCATTCCACCAAGTTCAAATCAATTCTCTGCTCGTGGGCGTTCGGGTGTTCGCTCAAG GTATGTTGACACATTCAACAAGGGAGGTGTAACCCCAGCAACCTCATTTCAGTCGCCTTCTTTTCCTGCGAAGATATCTCAGGCTTCCAATCCCAAGTTTTTCATTCCCACCCCAGTGGCCTCAAGTGAAGATATAGTTCAGACAACTGCGGGGAGCACACCGGAAGTCATAGCAGACAATGAAAATCCTCCTATATATACGCAAGAAGATTCGCTCTCATCTCCACCAACATCTACACCAACACCCACATCACCGCCATCAATCTCTATGCATCGCTTTCCTAGCATGGATAATGTCGTACAAAAGAAATCAACCGGCATGCTAGATGACAATAACTCACTGCCTCATTCCTGA
- the LOC119983182 gene encoding zinc finger protein ZAT9-like — protein sequence MALTVDQQSNFKHYCKICKKGFGCGRALGGHMRAHGIGDDGTQIDEDDPASDWEDKLGGNAPSNKRMYALRTNPNRFKSCKICENCGKEFLSWKSFLEHGKCSSEDAESLVSSPGSDGDDGTPRRWSKRKRSFRTKVGDFNSNCPSSEEEDLANCLMMLSNATVDPLLPEPEESCASASKDEDRRNQISFVAPISCRLPIDKAKGVTAKGVFECKACKKVFNSHQALGGHRASHKKVKGCFAAWLDHSLDDGLPDDDVITHEEFFPTKSPSTSRFDHGTTITTNPIASSSRRKSKVHECSICHRVFSSGQALGGHKRCHWITSNSPDASSLAKFHHQFHDQNTEQIQEIIPTNFINNCEPLIDLTLDLNLPAPADNPANYGVSTEMYLKSWIGIGPKEKDDTLDHHCDHHHQHDNKINDCEDLTQNNDHAVVDDDEAHSKVKLAKLSELKDMSTSGSSSPWLQVGIGSTTDVGTADP from the coding sequence ATGGCTTTGACGGTGGATCAACAGTCAAATTTCAAGCACTATTGCAAGATTTGCAAAAAAGGATTTGGGTGCGGGAGGGCACTAGGAGGGCATATGAGGGCTCATGGTATTGGCGACGACGGCACGCAAATCGATGAAGATGACCCGGCGAGCGATTGGGAGGACAAGCTGGGAGGCAATGCTCCAAGCAATAAGAGAATGTATGCGTTGAGGACGAATCCCAATCGTTTCAAGAGTTGCAAAATATGTGAAAATTGTGGCAAGGAATTCTTGTCATGGAAGTCGTTTCTTGAACATGGGAAATGCAGCTCCGAGGATGCGGAATCTCTAGTGTCGTCGCCGGGGTCGGATGGCGACGATGGAACTCCGAGGAGATGGTCTAAAAGGAAGAGATCTTTTAGGACCAAAGTGGGTGATTTTAACTCAAACTGTCCATCAAGCGAAGAAGAAGATCTAGCGAATTGTCTAATGATGCTATCGAATGCAACCGTTGATCCTCTATTACCCGAGCCAGAGGAGTCGTGTGCGTCCGCTAGCAAAGACGAGGATCGAAGAAATCAAATCTCTTTCGTTGCTCCAATTTCATGTAGGCTTCCAATTGACAAGGCAAAAGGGGTTACTGCGAAGGGCGTGTTTGAATGCAAAGCCTGCAAGAAAGTGTTCAATTCACACCAAGCATTGGGCGGACACAGAGCCAGTCACAAGAAAGTTAAAGGCTGTTTCGCTGCTTGGCTCGATCACAGCCTCGACGATGGCCTGCCCGACGACGATGTCATTACACACGAAGAGTTTTTCCCAACTAAATCCCCTTCAACATCGCGATTCGACCATGGAACTACCATCACTACTAATCCAATCGCGTCAAGTTCTCGAAGGAAATCGAAAGTACACGAATGTTCAATATGTCATCGTGTGTTTTCGTCCGGACAAGCACTTGGTGGCCATAAGAGATGCCATTGGATTACTTCAAACTCCCCTGACGCCTCCTCTCTGGCTAAATTTCATCATCAATTCCACGACCAAAATACGGAGCAAATCCAAGAAATTATACCAACCAACTTCATCAACAACTGCGAGCCGCTTATCGATCTCACTCTGGACCTCAACCTTCCTGCTCCTGCTGATAACCCTGCAAATTATGGAGTGTCTACGGAAATGTATTTGAAGTCTTGGATTGGCATTGGTCCcaaagagaaagatgatacactAGACCACCATTGTGATCATCACCACCAACATGACAACAAGATTAATGATTGTGAGGATTTGACGCAGAATAATGATCATGccgttgttgatgatgatgaggcaCACAGTAAGGTGAAGTTAGCAAAGCTAAGTGAACTGAAGGATATGAGCACTAGTGGAAGTTCATCTCCATGGTTGCAGGTGGGGATTGGTTCAACTACTGATGTTGGTACAGCTGACCCTTAA